In Chloroflexi bacterium ADurb.Bin180, the following are encoded in one genomic region:
- a CDS encoding B12 binding domain protein, translated as MKVTLVYPDVGGVEHYGARKFYHGLGYLSSVLKKAGHSTSLLYLQSEPSREELLQQVRARGADIVAFTATTHQFPYVADCAQWIKQDLPTVHTIVGGTHATLAPDEVCSTRGIDAVCVGEGEYALLEYVDAVESGRDPTGIRNFWFPNAQCSADSTGLVRNPLRPLIENLDELPHPDRDLFDYEQILARNDGWVDLMAGRGCPYGCSYCCNPGLRERLKGLGKYVRFRSVANVLDEVRQLARRYAVKTLNFQDDVFTLDRAWTIAFCQAYAAEFKFPFWINTRVERIDDEEMVVALARAGCRGVRIGVESGNEELRANILKRRMSNDEIRRAFRLADKHGLDVYTCNMLGIPGETAAMIEETIALNRELKPADLQFSVFYPYPMTELHDVCVRDHLIAEGQNLSSYYERKSILRLPTLTQRELEREYDRFQELKLELRMRRENPARYRLFLVLRWLLGGNSARARSVLRKLGQLRRALFRAPNEQRTAVEPRADQVKP; from the coding sequence ATGAAGGTTACTCTGGTCTATCCCGACGTGGGGGGCGTGGAGCACTATGGTGCCCGCAAGTTCTACCACGGTCTGGGCTACCTGTCGAGCGTGCTCAAGAAGGCAGGGCACAGCACCTCGTTGTTGTACCTGCAGAGCGAGCCCTCGCGGGAGGAGCTGCTTCAGCAAGTGCGCGCGCGCGGTGCCGATATCGTGGCTTTCACCGCCACCACCCACCAGTTCCCTTACGTGGCGGACTGCGCCCAATGGATCAAGCAGGATCTGCCCACGGTCCACACGATTGTGGGCGGCACTCACGCCACGCTGGCGCCGGACGAGGTCTGTTCGACTCGGGGTATCGACGCGGTATGCGTGGGTGAGGGCGAGTACGCGCTCCTGGAATATGTGGATGCCGTGGAATCCGGGCGTGACCCAACCGGCATTCGCAACTTCTGGTTCCCCAACGCACAGTGCTCTGCGGACAGCACAGGATTGGTCCGCAATCCCCTGCGGCCTTTGATCGAGAACCTCGACGAGCTGCCGCACCCTGACCGCGACCTGTTCGACTATGAGCAGATCCTGGCCAGGAACGACGGCTGGGTCGACCTGATGGCCGGACGGGGATGCCCCTACGGCTGCTCCTACTGCTGCAATCCCGGCCTGAGGGAACGGCTCAAGGGTCTGGGCAAGTACGTGCGCTTTCGCAGCGTCGCCAATGTTCTGGACGAAGTCCGGCAGCTTGCTCGGCGGTACGCCGTCAAGACACTCAACTTTCAGGACGACGTCTTTACCCTCGACCGCGCGTGGACGATTGCCTTCTGTCAGGCCTACGCGGCCGAGTTCAAGTTCCCCTTCTGGATCAACACCCGCGTCGAGCGCATCGATGACGAGGAGATGGTCGTCGCGCTCGCTAGAGCCGGCTGCCGGGGGGTACGCATCGGAGTAGAGTCGGGCAACGAAGAGCTCCGCGCCAATATCCTGAAGAGGCGCATGTCGAACGACGAAATCCGCCGTGCATTTCGCCTGGCAGACAAGCATGGCCTGGATGTCTATACCTGCAACATGCTGGGCATTCCCGGCGAGACCGCGGCAATGATCGAGGAGACCATCGCCCTGAATCGTGAGCTCAAGCCGGCGGACCTCCAGTTCTCGGTCTTTTACCCTTACCCGATGACCGAGTTGCACGATGTGTGTGTCCGTGACCACCTCATCGCGGAGGGTCAGAACCTGTCCAGCTACTATGAAAGAAAGAGCATTCTGCGGCTGCCCACCCTCACCCAGCGAGAGCTCGAGCGGGAATACGACCGCTTTCAGGAGCTCAAGCTGGAATTGCGCATGAGGAGGGAAAACCCCGCTCGCTACCGCCTGTTCCTGGTACTGCGGTGGCTGCTTGGCGGTAATTCAGCCAGGGCTCGCTCGGTTCTGCGCAAGCTGGGTCAGTTGCGCCGCGCTCTGTTCCGCGCGCCCAACGAACAACGTACCGCCGTCGAACCACGCGCCGACCAGGTGAAGCCATGA
- a CDS encoding putative S-adenosylmethionine-dependent methyltransferase, which translates to MEQVRCNLCGADDTRLIAVIDQLRIVRCKRCGLTYVNPRLAQSELQEIYTESYYDHDGIVNGLEFFGYEDYVADEENIKLTFADRLRTIEKLTAPGRLLDIGCATGFFLALARDNGWQVVGTEVSTFSAGYARERLGLDVRLGTLKSLGFEAGSFDTVTMWDVLEHVTDPMAELGEIARILRTGGVLSIITPDAGSLVARILGDRWEEYRRVREHVYFFSRRTLSRMLHEVGFEILKVESAGKFFYLGPALERLKYYTWDGAITLAASKLVYRLGLGRLRVRVNPFTKMTVYARKR; encoded by the coding sequence ATGGAACAGGTACGCTGCAACCTTTGCGGCGCTGACGACACCAGACTCATAGCAGTGATCGACCAGCTCAGAATCGTGCGCTGCAAGCGCTGCGGCCTGACGTACGTCAATCCACGGCTCGCCCAGAGCGAGCTGCAAGAGATCTATACTGAATCGTACTATGACCACGACGGCATCGTCAACGGCCTGGAGTTCTTTGGCTACGAGGACTATGTCGCTGACGAAGAGAATATCAAGCTCACTTTCGCCGACCGGCTCAGAACCATTGAAAAGCTCACCGCTCCGGGTCGGCTGCTGGATATCGGCTGCGCCACGGGTTTCTTCCTTGCGTTGGCCAGAGACAATGGTTGGCAGGTGGTGGGCACCGAGGTTTCCACCTTTAGCGCTGGCTACGCCCGCGAAAGGTTGGGGCTCGATGTGCGGCTGGGCACGCTCAAGTCCCTGGGTTTCGAGGCCGGTTCGTTTGACACAGTGACCATGTGGGATGTGCTGGAGCACGTGACCGACCCGATGGCTGAACTTGGCGAAATAGCCCGAATCCTGCGTACGGGCGGTGTTCTCTCCATCATTACCCCAGACGCCGGCAGCCTGGTAGCGCGCATCCTCGGTGACCGCTGGGAGGAGTACCGCCGCGTGCGCGAGCACGTCTACTTTTTCTCTCGGCGCACCCTGTCCAGAATGCTGCATGAGGTCGGGTTTGAGATCCTCAAGGTCGAAAGCGCGGGCAAGTTCTTCTATCTCGGGCCCGCACTGGAGCGTCTCAAGTACTACACCTGGGACGGCGCAATCACTCTGGCGGCGTCCAAACTGGTCTACCGGCTGGGGCTGGGAAGACTGCGGGTTCGAGTCAACCCTTTCACCAAAATGACCGTTTATGCACGCAAGCGTTGA
- the tuaB gene encoding Teichuronic acid biosynthesis protein TuaB gives MTLRKRATAGVFWVGISTAVNTVFRMLIRYVLVRMLLPAEFGLVAMASMAIDFLQMFRELGFASALIYRKGDVRKAADTMFISVMVIAVVLFGLANLTAPLVAVFFRAPELTTVLRVLSLNILISAFGQVQFSLLAKELAFRAKLLPDLVPTIVYGVTAVALALLRFGVWSLVIASLVDAILTSLLSWIVVPWWKPHLRFDKQEAKELFDYGKHIMGSSLLVYAITNLDNFFVGRVLGEEALGLYKGAFDQANLPATQISRIIGQVLFPAYSKLQDDLEAMKRAFFRTLHYVALIVTPVTFGMIAFASPFVITLYGLNWAPAVVPLQILSVYGLLRALAVNMGSVFRAGGKPHWLTYIAVFRLALMGIFLYPATRYFGLVGVSTLSTLISIGDFAISAALTNQVIHGRLADYAHALWEPLVFSAVGALAAWWLFSRLAGPHDFIALVIAATVLVLVYSTLALALDSELRRLIAGLLVDADEIRRRLNGSSS, from the coding sequence GTGACGCTGCGCAAACGGGCTACGGCCGGGGTATTCTGGGTAGGCATATCAACGGCGGTCAACACGGTGTTCCGCATGCTGATCCGCTACGTGCTGGTCAGGATGCTGCTGCCGGCCGAGTTTGGCTTGGTGGCGATGGCTTCGATGGCCATCGATTTCTTGCAGATGTTCCGTGAACTCGGCTTTGCCTCCGCCCTGATCTACCGCAAAGGTGATGTGCGCAAGGCGGCAGACACCATGTTCATCTCGGTCATGGTCATTGCCGTGGTGTTGTTCGGCCTGGCCAATCTAACAGCGCCATTGGTGGCGGTGTTTTTCCGCGCACCAGAGTTGACCACCGTGCTACGCGTGCTGTCGCTGAACATCCTCATCTCCGCATTCGGGCAGGTGCAGTTCTCGCTGCTGGCCAAGGAGCTCGCCTTCCGCGCCAAGTTGCTGCCGGATCTGGTTCCGACAATTGTCTACGGCGTAACCGCCGTGGCTCTGGCACTGCTGCGTTTCGGCGTATGGAGTCTGGTCATCGCATCCCTGGTAGACGCCATCCTCACCTCGCTCCTGTCATGGATCGTAGTGCCGTGGTGGAAACCGCACCTGCGTTTTGACAAACAGGAAGCGAAAGAGCTCTTTGACTACGGTAAGCACATTATGGGCAGCAGCCTGTTGGTCTACGCCATCACCAACCTCGACAACTTTTTTGTCGGTCGTGTTCTGGGTGAAGAGGCACTCGGTCTGTACAAGGGCGCTTTCGACCAGGCCAATCTGCCCGCAACGCAGATCTCCAGAATCATCGGCCAGGTCCTCTTCCCGGCCTACTCCAAGCTGCAGGATGACCTGGAGGCGATGAAGCGTGCCTTCTTCCGAACCCTGCACTATGTCGCCCTTATCGTCACCCCGGTAACGTTTGGCATGATCGCCTTCGCCTCGCCTTTTGTCATCACCCTGTATGGCCTGAACTGGGCTCCGGCAGTCGTACCGCTGCAGATCCTCAGCGTCTATGGTCTGCTGCGCGCCCTGGCGGTGAACATGGGGAGCGTTTTCCGGGCCGGCGGAAAACCGCACTGGCTGACCTACATTGCCGTGTTCCGGCTGGCCTTGATGGGTATTTTCCTCTATCCGGCAACACGCTATTTCGGCCTGGTTGGCGTAAGCACCCTCTCGACCCTGATCTCGATCGGCGACTTTGCCATCTCGGCAGCACTGACCAACCAGGTGATTCACGGCCGGCTGGCCGACTATGCACATGCCTTGTGGGAGCCGCTGGTGTTTTCGGCAGTTGGCGCCCTGGCCGCCTGGTGGCTTTTCAGTCGCCTGGCTGGACCTCACGACTTTATCGCCCTGGTCATTGCCGCCACCGTGCTGGTCCTCGTCTACAGTACCCTCGCACTGGCTCTGGACTCTGAACTGCGCCGCCTGATTGCCGGCCTGCTCGTCGATGCGGACGAAATACGCCGGAGACTGAACGGGAGCAGTAGCTAG
- a CDS encoding Prolyl oligopeptidase family protein, with product MLRKFTPLLIVLVLATSLWLVITAGFAAQSAPPALIPPATPQSGSGRASGQAALYTVAFQAGVSPSGYNGAADAILDYFATTTNMGSHPELWTKSDGWQRSVLRFDLSQHIPAGAHVVSATLTLRVLGQSAAIATRLAAYPIVQPWTESQVTWNQAQQGVNWWGGGGCEGTSRSGTETGHADFGFSVGDVVVDVTSAAQGWVADPATNKGLLLKGEFIAGGVKYRYASSDYPSWALRPRLVVTYEGEPPLATPTPTSTPTKTPTPSVYTVITSTFGDWKWWNLDHCMKVNDVQHVSAEELMLLIYRGSPWSAKLYVKVCNTDHPHPIYLNGVVIGTAPTFSTGTCECNFPPLLGYQMSFDVPLSLLAGPPSYANFISTTNMLYTGDFFKIYNPHLVLTGDITGTSRTEFPIGTDADGSPLIGGVQLPIGYTPGVAVPVLLVVPGTKEDHVDGLNRYAADANAMGWLVASLDLRQVYAASWQHEWWMQSASLAVQADVMSLLRYLQSNYSLDSSRVYISGFSTGGGIAATVAAKYPDVFAGVLDYAGPTDYSDWYAERPDIITKLQKEFGDTPAGNFEYPRRSSRVLARNLRYVPMRLVHGTADTKVPYAQTSRLYNVAMPPYYDPVATFKQLLTHTGGHEDHVAGISETDLAFLATHTLVENPTDLNIITDEGKDYYWLGIQKSGVAPRNWRGFVEVGARFDPITSTIWLTARDGSFAEGRPLTITLDLARMGLDTGISYDIEESDPQTGEFLFTPAVFPVAGKLTLVVPRNSLGTVGRQYVIYPESGRTLYRLSLRAGEDGYAGANDTFITAYAGEGTETPHASSPTLLFAYDLRRKALLRFDVGSVPPGMVLKSARLTVNLLESRTPLQLGAFDALKSWIDTEATWQKASLAQNWSALGGDGIGTDRNAVADSTLSNVGAAGPYTFNLKPLVERWVASPGTNRGIFLIGTGTYTTSSYPLASAEHADPNKRPVLELLYMAPLAPPSVTPTATRTRTPTATPSSTATQTATPTQTATPTATATGGIPVSSPTATATTSTPTSSPTSTATLSPTFTPTSTPLYPFTVITSTVADCMQVVADGRTVQSAGSRMLLMWDGTPTSARLLLTSCGVAPASRHSVYVNGQLAARIESDVYSTCICGSNGKAGTYPIVDPGILRSGWNTITVTNDSGLQDSWMAHSARLVIEGPIQGYAIREITYTTNWDRTSRHALLQVPINLDPAHPVPVLISVGGVGETKWDAIFRFAERANERGWLLLAPDIRWGVETGVPSTDWDIEKGRTASLAVQHDIISALDYVLAQPQFGGDSQRVYLSGFSVGGGIVATLAEKYPHRIAAVVDWAGPTDLNEWSLQREALGDRGVNAALIRDIGCPYGGPGMCPIEWIRRSARSMVQNLMHVPLAIVHGRADTRVPFAQSADYVEYMETLYHPAEHNKLFVWHDGGHVDELPGFEGLDWMAQFTLNSRPTSIRIRADENKDYYWIRLQQKDWNGNWAEGFSTVDASYDLTSGVISATVQDGRAFRDGNLPVNVSFDLRAMGLDPLATYTVEDYNLSMGDFQVYSVAPVDGLVTVSLPRDRVNKTNRQFLIYPYPAQLQTLTYQQGASPSSAYSGGMDTYLYLYQPDSNFGGLSPFKVNNGATLVSLLKFDLIDLPAGAVIKAAQLELYLASGQTAPLDVSLYALRRHWLASEATWNRATLSEPWSVPGAAGEGADYGPERITTGSVQSTGAYLFNVRSQVQAWASGAAANEGFVLSGPRFGGSGSLHYSFASAETGDTARRPKLSIVYGLATPTPSVTRTATPTSTPTRTATPTPTTSAVPSATPTITATPPACRLLGSVTLQRPGQPAPHASWSVLLTVTVGGRRYVVTTDTQGMFEISGLTPGVYDIRVKNSHTLANLKTGVTLLPGVNNVDLGTLREGDCNDDNCVAITDFSILANSFAPLYDPRADLNADGHVSILDFSMLRENFGLCGDLPVTGP from the coding sequence ATGCTTAGAAAGTTCACACCGCTGCTCATCGTTCTGGTTCTGGCTACGTCGTTGTGGCTGGTGATTACAGCCGGATTCGCTGCCCAATCCGCGCCGCCGGCCCTGATTCCTCCCGCGACGCCTCAATCAGGGTCTGGCCGGGCGTCGGGTCAGGCGGCTCTCTACACGGTTGCCTTCCAGGCCGGCGTCTCTCCCTCTGGCTACAACGGTGCCGCTGACGCGATCCTGGATTACTTTGCCACGACTACCAACATGGGGAGCCACCCCGAACTCTGGACCAAAAGTGACGGCTGGCAACGCTCGGTGCTCCGCTTCGACCTCTCACAGCACATCCCGGCCGGAGCGCACGTTGTATCCGCCACTCTGACCCTCCGCGTGCTTGGCCAGTCGGCCGCCATCGCCACCAGATTGGCCGCCTATCCCATCGTTCAGCCGTGGACAGAGAGCCAGGTAACCTGGAATCAGGCGCAGCAAGGGGTGAATTGGTGGGGCGGCGGCGGTTGCGAAGGAACCTCTCGCTCCGGCACCGAGACCGGACATGCCGATTTCGGATTCAGCGTGGGCGACGTGGTAGTCGATGTAACGTCCGCTGCTCAGGGCTGGGTTGCCGACCCGGCCACGAACAAGGGACTGTTGCTCAAGGGCGAGTTCATCGCTGGCGGCGTCAAATACCGCTACGCCAGCTCCGATTATCCCTCCTGGGCGTTACGTCCCCGGTTGGTAGTCACCTATGAAGGCGAGCCGCCGCTCGCGACCCCTACGCCTACCAGCACGCCAACCAAGACTCCCACGCCTTCGGTCTATACCGTCATCACGTCGACGTTTGGCGACTGGAAGTGGTGGAATCTGGATCACTGCATGAAGGTGAACGACGTCCAGCACGTGTCAGCCGAAGAGTTGATGCTCCTCATCTACCGCGGATCTCCCTGGTCGGCCAAACTGTACGTCAAGGTCTGCAACACCGACCACCCGCACCCGATATACCTGAATGGCGTCGTGATCGGCACGGCGCCGACCTTTTCCACCGGCACCTGCGAGTGCAATTTTCCGCCTCTGCTCGGGTACCAGATGAGTTTTGACGTGCCGCTGAGCCTGCTTGCCGGCCCACCCAGCTACGCCAACTTTATCAGCACCACCAACATGCTCTACACGGGGGACTTTTTCAAGATCTACAACCCCCATCTGGTGCTGACCGGCGACATTACCGGCACGAGCCGCACGGAATTCCCCATTGGCACGGACGCCGACGGCAGTCCACTCATCGGAGGGGTGCAGCTACCGATCGGCTACACGCCCGGGGTGGCGGTGCCAGTGCTGCTGGTAGTTCCCGGAACGAAAGAGGACCACGTTGACGGACTGAACCGCTACGCGGCCGACGCCAATGCGATGGGCTGGTTGGTCGCCTCGCTCGACCTGCGGCAGGTCTATGCTGCGTCCTGGCAACACGAGTGGTGGATGCAAAGTGCGTCGCTGGCGGTGCAGGCCGACGTCATGTCGTTGCTGCGCTACCTGCAGAGCAACTATAGTCTGGATAGCTCCCGGGTCTATATCTCGGGCTTTTCGACCGGTGGAGGCATTGCCGCCACGGTGGCCGCCAAGTACCCTGACGTGTTCGCCGGCGTGCTTGACTATGCCGGGCCAACCGACTACTCGGACTGGTATGCCGAGCGACCTGATATCATCACCAAACTGCAGAAAGAGTTCGGGGATACGCCGGCGGGCAACTTTGAGTATCCCCGCCGCTCCAGTCGCGTGCTGGCTCGCAATCTGCGCTACGTCCCAATGCGTCTGGTTCACGGCACTGCTGATACCAAGGTGCCTTACGCCCAAACCTCCCGGCTCTACAACGTGGCTATGCCACCTTACTATGACCCCGTAGCGACATTCAAGCAGCTTCTGACCCACACCGGGGGACACGAGGATCACGTCGCAGGCATTTCTGAGACCGACCTGGCCTTTCTTGCGACACATACGCTGGTTGAGAATCCCACCGACCTGAACATCATCACCGATGAAGGCAAAGACTATTACTGGCTGGGCATCCAAAAGTCAGGCGTTGCCCCGCGCAACTGGCGTGGCTTTGTGGAAGTGGGCGCCAGATTCGATCCCATCACCAGCACCATCTGGCTGACCGCACGGGACGGCAGCTTTGCTGAGGGACGACCTCTGACCATCACCCTAGACCTGGCACGAATGGGCCTAGACACAGGGATCAGCTACGATATCGAGGAATCAGACCCGCAGACTGGCGAATTCCTGTTCACGCCGGCGGTGTTCCCGGTTGCCGGCAAGTTGACCCTGGTTGTGCCCCGCAACTCGCTGGGAACCGTCGGGCGGCAATACGTCATCTACCCGGAGAGCGGCCGCACCCTTTACCGGCTCTCCCTCCGGGCGGGCGAGGACGGCTACGCTGGCGCCAATGACACGTTCATTACAGCTTATGCCGGCGAAGGCACAGAGACACCCCATGCGTCCTCGCCAACCCTGTTGTTCGCCTACGACCTGCGGCGCAAGGCGTTGCTCCGCTTTGACGTGGGCTCTGTGCCGCCGGGAATGGTGCTCAAGAGCGCCAGACTGACCGTCAACCTGCTCGAGAGCCGAACGCCCCTGCAACTGGGGGCGTTCGACGCGCTCAAGAGCTGGATCGACACCGAGGCCACCTGGCAAAAGGCCTCGCTCGCGCAGAACTGGAGCGCGCTGGGCGGCGACGGCATCGGCACGGACCGCAACGCGGTTGCCGATAGCACGCTCAGCAACGTCGGCGCAGCCGGTCCCTACACATTCAACCTCAAACCTCTGGTGGAACGCTGGGTGGCCAGCCCTGGCACTAACCGCGGCATCTTCCTGATCGGCACGGGCACCTATACCACCAGCAGCTACCCGCTCGCATCGGCCGAACACGCCGATCCGAACAAGCGGCCCGTGCTCGAGCTTCTGTACATGGCGCCACTGGCCCCTCCCAGCGTCACTCCGACCGCTACGAGAACCCGTACGCCTACCGCTACGCCTTCGTCTACTGCGACCCAGACGGCGACACCTACCCAGACGGCCACGCCAACCGCGACGGCAACAGGCGGTATTCCAGTCAGCTCGCCGACGGCGACGGCCACCACCAGCACGCCAACCAGTTCGCCGACGTCGACAGCGACTCTCTCGCCGACGTTCACACCGACCAGCACCCCGCTCTATCCCTTCACGGTGATCACCTCGACCGTGGCTGATTGCATGCAGGTCGTGGCAGATGGGCGCACCGTTCAGTCGGCAGGCTCGCGTATGCTGCTGATGTGGGACGGCACACCGACGTCGGCGCGGCTGCTACTCACCTCCTGCGGCGTAGCGCCAGCAAGCCGCCACTCGGTCTATGTCAACGGCCAGCTCGCAGCCCGCATCGAATCCGATGTCTACAGCACCTGCATTTGCGGCTCCAACGGCAAGGCCGGAACCTACCCTATCGTCGACCCTGGCATTTTGCGCAGTGGCTGGAATACCATCACCGTCACCAATGACTCGGGCCTTCAGGACAGTTGGATGGCTCACAGTGCCAGGCTGGTTATCGAGGGGCCAATCCAGGGCTATGCCATCCGCGAAATCACCTACACCACGAACTGGGACAGGACCAGCAGGCATGCCCTGCTGCAAGTTCCGATCAACCTTGACCCGGCCCACCCCGTTCCGGTGCTCATCTCGGTAGGCGGAGTTGGCGAGACCAAATGGGATGCCATCTTCCGCTTTGCCGAACGTGCCAACGAACGAGGGTGGCTCCTGCTTGCCCCGGACATCCGCTGGGGCGTCGAAACGGGCGTACCGAGCACCGACTGGGACATTGAGAAAGGACGTACTGCTTCGCTGGCGGTACAGCACGATATCATCAGCGCCCTCGACTATGTGCTGGCTCAGCCTCAGTTCGGCGGAGACAGCCAGCGCGTCTACTTGAGCGGCTTCTCCGTCGGCGGGGGAATCGTGGCCACCCTCGCTGAAAAGTATCCGCATCGGATCGCCGCCGTCGTTGACTGGGCCGGACCCACCGACCTCAATGAATGGTCGCTGCAGAGGGAGGCGCTGGGCGACCGCGGAGTGAACGCGGCGTTGATCAGAGACATCGGCTGCCCCTACGGTGGCCCCGGCATGTGCCCGATTGAATGGATCAGGCGCTCGGCGCGCTCTATGGTTCAGAACCTGATGCACGTGCCGCTGGCCATCGTTCACGGCCGCGCCGACACGCGCGTGCCTTTCGCCCAGTCGGCCGACTATGTCGAGTATATGGAGACCCTGTATCACCCGGCGGAGCACAACAAGCTGTTCGTCTGGCATGATGGCGGGCACGTGGATGAGCTGCCCGGATTCGAAGGCCTTGACTGGATGGCTCAGTTCACGCTGAATAGCCGCCCCACCAGCATCCGCATCCGCGCTGACGAGAACAAGGACTATTACTGGATTCGGTTGCAGCAGAAGGACTGGAACGGGAACTGGGCCGAAGGCTTTAGCACCGTCGACGCCAGTTATGACCTCACTTCGGGTGTGATCTCGGCCACGGTCCAGGATGGCCGTGCCTTCCGCGATGGCAACCTGCCAGTGAATGTCTCGTTCGACTTGAGGGCAATGGGTCTTGATCCGCTCGCCACGTACACGGTCGAGGATTACAACCTGTCGATGGGTGATTTCCAGGTATACAGCGTGGCTCCAGTCGATGGCCTAGTCACGGTCTCGCTGCCCAGGGACCGCGTTAACAAAACAAATCGCCAGTTCCTGATCTACCCCTACCCCGCTCAACTACAGACGCTGACCTACCAGCAGGGCGCAAGTCCCAGCAGCGCCTACTCGGGAGGTATGGATACCTACCTATACCTCTATCAACCAGACTCGAACTTTGGCGGGCTGAGCCCATTCAAAGTGAACAACGGCGCTACTCTGGTGAGTCTGCTCAAGTTCGACCTCATCGATCTGCCCGCAGGCGCAGTCATCAAGGCAGCGCAGCTAGAGCTCTACCTCGCTTCTGGCCAGACCGCGCCGCTGGATGTTAGTTTGTATGCCCTGCGGCGGCACTGGCTCGCTTCCGAGGCCACCTGGAACAGGGCAACGCTGAGCGAACCCTGGTCGGTGCCCGGCGCCGCTGGTGAAGGCGCCGACTATGGACCAGAGCGCATCACCACTGGATCGGTTCAGTCCACAGGTGCCTATCTGTTCAACGTCCGTTCGCAGGTGCAGGCCTGGGCTTCCGGAGCTGCTGCCAACGAGGGCTTTGTGCTAAGCGGGCCACGCTTTGGCGGTAGCGGCAGTCTGCACTACAGCTTTGCGTCAGCGGAAACCGGCGACACGGCCCGCAGACCCAAGCTGAGCATCGTGTACGGGCTGGCCACGCCTACGCCGAGCGTGACCAGGACTGCTACTCCAACTTCTACGCCTACCCGGACGGCGACACCGACCCCCACGACGTCGGCAGTGCCTTCTGCCACCCCCACGATCACGGCAACGCCTCCGGCCTGCCGTCTGTTGGGCAGCGTTACGCTGCAGCGTCCCGGGCAGCCCGCGCCGCACGCGAGCTGGTCGGTCTTGCTGACGGTGACAGTCGGCGGACGACGCTACGTGGTGACGACGGATACGCAGGGCATGTTCGAGATCTCCGGACTGACCCCGGGAGTCTATGACATCCGGGTCAAGAACTCGCACACCCTGGCCAATCTGAAAACAGGCGTCACCCTGCTGCCGGGAGTGAACAACGTCGACCTGGGCACCTTGCGGGAGGGCGACTGCAATGACGACAACTGCGTCGCCATCACCGACTTTTCCATACTGGCCAATAGCTTTGCGCCGCTCTATGACCCCCGGGCCGATCTCAACGCGGACGGGCACGTGAGCATTCTCGACTTTTCGATGCTGCGTGAGAACTTTGGCCTCTGCGGTGATCTGCCGGTAACGGGACCCTGA
- a CDS encoding putative S-adenosylmethionine-dependent methyltransferase: MNLTQFYDDYWRQTDDTFDLERLDLIARRIQQGERVLEIDCGPGVLASLMRERGADVLATDLSLVAVERARAKGITAQQVDLDTEPLPYPNGTFDTVVSNSMMEHRFFPERTLDEAVRVLRSGGRFIACLPNMAHWICRWWLLTGRFPYVKNSPTDLLHLRFFTVAEARALCRTRGLRVIELDGSASLWAKEFYPPLIRSRRLRRTYTWLAHQWPSLFARDFVIVCQKPLSSTANTEEKQA, translated from the coding sequence ATGAACCTGACCCAGTTCTACGATGACTACTGGCGCCAGACCGACGACACTTTTGACCTCGAGCGCCTCGACCTGATCGCCAGGCGCATCCAGCAGGGCGAACGAGTCCTGGAAATCGATTGCGGCCCCGGTGTACTGGCCAGCCTCATGCGCGAACGCGGTGCGGATGTTTTGGCCACGGACCTTTCTCTCGTAGCGGTCGAACGGGCTCGCGCCAAGGGAATCACGGCGCAGCAGGTCGATCTGGATACCGAGCCCCTGCCTTATCCTAATGGCACTTTCGACACCGTGGTGTCGAACTCGATGATGGAGCACCGCTTCTTCCCCGAGCGGACGCTGGATGAGGCAGTGCGGGTTCTGCGCAGCGGGGGGCGGTTCATCGCCTGCCTGCCGAATATGGCGCACTGGATCTGCCGCTGGTGGCTGCTCACGGGCCGCTTTCCTTACGTGAAGAACTCGCCCACCGATCTGTTGCACCTGCGGTTCTTTACCGTGGCCGAGGCCCGAGCTTTGTGCCGCACCAGGGGCCTGCGCGTGATCGAGCTGGACGGCAGCGCCAGCCTCTGGGCGAAAGAGTTCTACCCGCCGCTCATACGTTCGCGACGGCTGCGACGCACCTATACCTGGCTCGCTCATCAGTGGCCTTCGCTTTTCGCCAGGGACTTTGTGATCGTTTGCCAGAAGCCGCTTTCATCCACGGCCAACACAGAGGAGAAGCAGGCGTGA